The Rhodococcus sp. X156 genome window below encodes:
- a CDS encoding DUF5996 family protein codes for MPEPSVPWPSLRVADWTPTRDTLHMWTQILGKVRLVDAPMVNHWWQVPLYVTARGLSTSAVPHGHKVFDMELDFFDHQLLLRSSDGQVRSVALEPKPVADFYAQAMQALDELGLGTQIQASPNEVDPAIPFAEDDQHSQYDPAAAHLFWAQLVRANRALQQFRSSFIGKCSPVHLFWGSLDLACTRFSGRPAPTHPGGAPHCADWVMVEAYSHEVSSAGFWPGGGEEGAFYSYAYPEPPGFAASALVPAEAAYDAQLQQFLLPYEAVRTAEHPDQLLQQFLRTTYEAAADGAGWDRSALERDYRRLG; via the coding sequence TTGCCCGAGCCCAGCGTGCCGTGGCCCAGCCTGCGGGTGGCGGACTGGACGCCCACCCGAGACACCCTGCACATGTGGACCCAGATCCTGGGCAAGGTGCGCCTGGTGGACGCGCCGATGGTCAACCACTGGTGGCAGGTGCCGCTCTACGTCACCGCCCGGGGGCTGAGCACCTCGGCCGTTCCCCACGGACACAAGGTGTTCGACATGGAGCTGGACTTCTTCGACCACCAGCTGCTGCTGCGCAGCAGCGACGGGCAGGTCCGCTCGGTGGCGCTCGAGCCCAAGCCGGTGGCGGACTTCTACGCCCAGGCCATGCAGGCGCTGGACGAGCTGGGCCTGGGCACGCAGATCCAGGCCTCGCCCAACGAGGTGGACCCGGCGATCCCCTTCGCCGAGGACGACCAGCACAGCCAGTACGACCCCGCGGCCGCGCACCTGTTCTGGGCGCAGCTGGTGCGGGCCAACCGGGCGCTGCAGCAGTTCCGCTCGTCGTTCATCGGCAAGTGCAGCCCGGTGCACCTGTTCTGGGGCTCCCTCGACCTGGCCTGCACGCGCTTCTCCGGCCGCCCGGCGCCGACACACCCCGGGGGCGCCCCACACTGCGCCGACTGGGTGATGGTCGAGGCCTACTCCCACGAGGTGAGCAGCGCCGGGTTCTGGCCCGGCGGCGGCGAGGAGGGCGCGTTCTACTCCTACGCCTACCCGGAGCCGCCAGGCTTCGCCGCGAGCGCGCTGGTCCCGGCCGAGGCGGCCTACGACGCGCAGCTGCAGCAGTTCCTGCTGCCCTACGAGGCGGTGCGCACTGCTGAGCATCCCGACCAGCTGCTCCAGCAGTTCCTGCGCACCACCTACGAGGCCGCCGCCGACGGTGCCGGGTGGGACCGTTCCGCGCTCGAGCGCGACTACCGCCGGCTGGGGTGA
- a CDS encoding alpha/beta family hydrolase — protein MDTARHDDDPTPSVVTELETPHGPARAHLHHPAGPPRAALVLGHGAGGGVSAADLRAVTATAVELDVLVVLVEQPYRVAGRRAPAPAKQLDTAWLSVLTQLREGPLRDLPLVVGGRSSGARVACRTAGDAGALGVLCLAFPLHPPGKPDKTRLPELDAVTVPVLVVQGLRDPFGLPEPAGNREVVTVAGNHSLSSDMAAVTAAASTWLTTLLRP, from the coding sequence GTGGACACAGCACGGCACGACGACGACCCGACGCCCAGCGTGGTCACCGAGCTGGAGACGCCGCACGGGCCGGCCCGGGCGCACCTGCACCACCCGGCGGGCCCGCCCCGGGCCGCGCTGGTGCTCGGGCACGGCGCCGGGGGCGGGGTGAGCGCGGCCGACCTGCGGGCGGTCACCGCCACCGCGGTGGAGCTGGACGTGCTCGTGGTGCTGGTGGAGCAGCCCTACCGGGTGGCCGGGCGGCGCGCACCGGCGCCGGCCAAGCAGCTCGACACCGCCTGGCTCAGCGTGCTCACGCAGCTGCGGGAGGGACCGCTGCGCGACCTGCCGCTGGTGGTGGGTGGGCGCTCCTCGGGTGCGCGGGTGGCGTGTCGCACGGCCGGGGACGCCGGTGCGCTGGGGGTGCTCTGCCTGGCGTTCCCGCTGCACCCACCGGGCAAGCCGGACAAGACGCGGCTGCCCGAGCTGGACGCGGTGACGGTCCCGGTGCTGGTGGTGCAGGGGCTGCGCGACCCGTTCGGGCTGCCCGAGCCGGCCGGCAACCGCGAGGTGGTCACCGTGGCGGGCAACCACAGCCTGAGCAGCGACATGGCCGCGGTCACCGCGGCGGCGAGCACCTGGCTGACCACGCTGCTGCGGCCGTAG
- the aroA gene encoding 3-phosphoshikimate 1-carboxyvinyltransferase: MTAETSWSAPLAEGPVHATVRVPGSKSITNRALVLAALADGPSRLVNALHSRDTDLMAQALRELGATVQTDPDTHTDVVTPGELRGPASIDCGLAGTVMRFLPPVAALARGDVHFDGDPQARVRPMGTVLDALRRLGADVAGHELPFTVHGTGALVGGSVTIDASASSQFVSGLLLTGARCTEGITVRHAGAPVPSQPHIEMTVAMLREAGVTVDDSEPDVWRVAPGPIAARTWEVEPDLSNAAPFLAAAAVTGGRVHVPGWPTSTTQAGDRFRDVLEQMGAAVTHADGGLTVQGPQQLQGIDIDLHDVGELAPTVAALAVLAQGPSCLRGIAHLRGHETDRLEALSTELTALGATVEQTTDGLHITGGDLRAPDRPWHAYADHRMATAGAVVGLVVDGLRVDDVASTDKTLPGFAGLWQDMLAGGLS, from the coding sequence GTGACTGCCGAGACGTCGTGGAGCGCCCCCCTGGCCGAGGGACCGGTGCACGCGACCGTCCGCGTGCCCGGGTCCAAGTCGATCACCAACCGCGCCCTGGTGCTGGCCGCGCTGGCCGACGGCCCCTCCCGGTTGGTGAACGCCCTGCACAGCCGGGACACCGACCTGATGGCACAGGCGCTGCGGGAGCTGGGCGCCACGGTGCAGACCGACCCGGACACCCACACCGACGTGGTCACCCCCGGCGAGCTGCGCGGGCCCGCCAGCATCGACTGCGGGCTGGCGGGCACCGTGATGCGCTTCCTGCCGCCGGTGGCCGCCCTGGCCCGTGGCGACGTGCACTTCGACGGCGACCCGCAGGCGCGGGTCCGGCCGATGGGCACCGTGCTGGACGCGCTCCGCCGCCTGGGCGCCGACGTGGCGGGCCACGAGCTGCCCTTCACCGTGCACGGCACCGGTGCGCTCGTCGGTGGCTCCGTCACCATCGACGCCTCGGCGTCCTCGCAGTTCGTCTCCGGGCTGCTGCTCACCGGCGCGCGCTGCACCGAGGGCATCACGGTGCGCCACGCCGGCGCACCGGTGCCCTCCCAGCCGCACATCGAGATGACCGTGGCCATGCTGCGCGAGGCCGGGGTGACGGTGGACGACTCCGAGCCCGACGTGTGGCGGGTGGCTCCCGGTCCCATCGCCGCCCGCACCTGGGAGGTGGAGCCGGACCTGTCCAACGCCGCGCCGTTCCTGGCCGCCGCCGCGGTCACCGGTGGGCGGGTGCACGTGCCCGGCTGGCCCACCAGCACCACCCAGGCCGGCGACCGCTTCCGGGACGTGCTGGAGCAGATGGGGGCCGCCGTCACCCACGCCGACGGCGGGCTCACGGTGCAGGGCCCGCAGCAGCTGCAGGGCATCGACATCGACCTGCACGACGTAGGCGAGCTCGCCCCCACCGTGGCGGCGCTGGCGGTGCTGGCACAGGGCCCGTCCTGCCTGCGGGGCATCGCGCACCTGCGCGGGCACGAGACCGACCGGCTGGAGGCGCTGAGCACCGAGCTGACCGCCCTGGGCGCCACGGTGGAGCAGACCACCGACGGGCTGCACATCACCGGCGGGGACCTGCGCGCCCCCGACCGGCCGTGGCACGCCTACGCCGACCACCGGATGGCCACCGCCGGCGCGGTGGTGGGCCTGGTGGTGGACGGCCTGCGGGTGGACGACGTGGCCAGCACCGACAAGACGCTGCCGGGCTTCGCCGGCCTGTGGCAGGACATGCTCGCGGGAGGTTTGTCCTGA
- the rsgA gene encoding ribosome small subunit-dependent GTPase A has translation MYDESDVRIRPRPGSRPRTKTRPEHLDAEQAMVVAVDRGRWGCVFDGDPERPVVAMRAREMGRTPVVVGDEVSLVGDLSGRPDSLARIVRVAERRTVLRRTADDTDPYERIVVANADQLAVVVALADPPPRTGLIDRTLVAAYVGGLTPILCLTKSDLADPDELVSAYADLEVPVVVLNQTAPLDELEAMLQGRTTVLLGHSGVGKSTLVNRLVPEAFRAVGVVSGIGRGRHTSTQSIALPLPSGSGWVVDTPGIRSFGLAHVSTDDVVAAFADLAEVAATCPRGCTHLGPPADPECALDTLTGTAARRVEAVRRLLVALATNTDW, from the coding sequence GTGTACGACGAGTCCGACGTGCGGATCCGGCCGCGTCCGGGCTCGCGGCCGCGCACCAAGACCCGGCCCGAGCACCTCGATGCCGAGCAGGCGATGGTGGTGGCGGTGGACCGGGGCCGGTGGGGCTGCGTGTTCGACGGCGACCCCGAGCGTCCCGTGGTGGCCATGCGCGCCCGCGAGATGGGCCGCACCCCCGTGGTGGTGGGCGACGAGGTGAGCCTGGTGGGCGACCTGTCCGGGCGACCCGACAGCCTGGCCCGCATCGTGCGGGTGGCCGAGCGGCGCACGGTGCTGCGTCGCACCGCCGACGACACCGACCCCTACGAGCGGATCGTGGTGGCCAACGCCGACCAGCTGGCCGTGGTGGTGGCCCTGGCTGACCCGCCGCCGCGCACCGGGCTCATCGACCGCACCCTGGTGGCGGCCTACGTCGGCGGACTGACCCCCATCCTCTGCCTCACCAAGTCCGACCTGGCCGACCCGGACGAGCTCGTCAGCGCCTACGCCGACCTGGAGGTGCCGGTGGTGGTGTTGAACCAGACCGCGCCCCTGGACGAGCTGGAGGCGATGCTGCAGGGCCGCACGACCGTGCTGCTCGGCCACTCCGGGGTGGGCAAGTCCACCCTGGTGAACCGGCTGGTGCCTGAGGCGTTCCGCGCGGTCGGGGTGGTCTCGGGCATCGGCCGTGGCCGGCACACCTCCACCCAGTCCATCGCGCTGCCGCTGCCCAGCGGGTCCGGCTGGGTGGTGGACACCCCCGGCATCCGGTCCTTCGGCCTGGCCCACGTCTCCACCGACGACGTGGTGGCCGCCTTCGCCGACCTGGCCGAGGTGGCCGCCACCTGTCCGCGCGGCTGCACCCATCTTGGTCCGCCTGCCGACCCGGAGTGCGCGCTGGACACCCTCACCGGCACCGCGGCCCGGCGGGTGGAGGCGGTGCGCCGGCTGCTGGTGGCGCTGGCGACCAACACCGACTGGTAG
- a CDS encoding wax ester/triacylglycerol synthase family O-acyltransferase yields the protein MRDRLSPLDASFLSLERGTTPAHIGSLSIFTPPRAGFGYDALVSHIEQRLPYVPRYRQKVRDLPAGLARPVWVDDNDFDISYHVRRSALPSPGDDAQLHELVSRLLSRRLDRARPLWELYLVEGLAKGRVAIISKTHQAVVDGAQALELGQVILDDTRKPGVQRTGLWMPAAEPAGTRLLAEAAVEVLRSPTEVVDVVRWVARDAANAVSTVTEAATTAAAMVRRLARPAPPSPLNVAVSRQRRFATARTQLADYRQVRAATGASVNDVVLAVVSGALRSWLTSRNEPVTPDTTVRALVPLAVASDPEDTGAEHEDLSSFLVDLPVGAADPLVRVGQLREATREHASSTPLVGARALTQLSGFAPPTLHAMGARLAGTLARRSFNVLVTNVPGPQYPLYADGARLREIYSVVPLMPNQALTVGVTSYDGSVLYGLNADRDALADVDQLAGFLEQSLAELVAAVRAAPPRAPGRRSGPGSPATKETS from the coding sequence ATGCGTGACCGACTCAGCCCGCTCGATGCGTCGTTCCTGTCGCTGGAGCGGGGGACGACCCCCGCGCACATCGGCAGCCTCAGCATCTTCACCCCACCCCGGGCGGGCTTCGGCTACGACGCGCTGGTGTCCCACATCGAGCAGCGGCTGCCGTACGTGCCTCGCTACCGGCAGAAGGTTCGTGACCTGCCCGCCGGCCTGGCCCGCCCGGTGTGGGTGGACGACAACGACTTCGACATCTCCTACCACGTGCGTCGCTCCGCGCTGCCCAGCCCGGGCGACGACGCGCAGCTGCACGAGCTGGTGTCGCGGCTGCTGTCCCGCCGGCTGGACCGGGCCCGCCCGCTGTGGGAGCTGTACCTGGTGGAGGGGCTGGCCAAGGGCCGGGTCGCCATCATCAGCAAGACCCACCAGGCGGTGGTGGACGGGGCGCAGGCCCTCGAGCTGGGCCAGGTGATCCTGGACGACACCCGCAAGCCCGGTGTGCAGCGCACCGGCCTCTGGATGCCCGCGGCCGAGCCGGCCGGCACCCGGCTGCTGGCGGAGGCCGCCGTGGAGGTGCTGCGCAGCCCCACCGAGGTGGTCGACGTGGTGCGGTGGGTGGCGCGCGACGCCGCGAACGCGGTGAGCACGGTGACCGAGGCAGCCACCACGGCGGCGGCGATGGTGCGCCGGTTGGCGCGCCCGGCCCCGCCCAGCCCGCTGAACGTGGCCGTCTCCCGCCAGCGCCGCTTCGCCACCGCCCGCACCCAGCTGGCCGACTACCGGCAGGTCCGTGCCGCCACCGGGGCCAGCGTCAACGACGTGGTGCTCGCCGTGGTCAGCGGGGCGCTGCGCAGCTGGTTGACCTCCCGGAACGAGCCGGTCACCCCGGACACCACGGTGCGCGCCCTGGTGCCGCTCGCGGTGGCGTCCGACCCCGAGGACACCGGTGCAGAGCACGAGGACCTCTCCTCGTTCCTGGTGGACCTGCCGGTGGGGGCGGCCGACCCGCTGGTGCGGGTGGGCCAGCTGCGCGAGGCCACCCGCGAGCACGCCTCCTCCACCCCGCTGGTCGGCGCCCGCGCGCTCACCCAGCTGTCCGGCTTCGCCCCGCCCACCCTGCACGCCATGGGTGCGCGGCTGGCGGGCACGCTGGCGCGGCGCTCGTTCAACGTGCTGGTCACCAACGTGCCCGGTCCGCAGTACCCGCTGTACGCCGACGGGGCGCGGCTGCGCGAGATCTACTCTGTGGTGCCGCTGATGCCCAACCAGGCGCTGACCGTCGGGGTGACCTCCTACGACGGCTCGGTGCTCTACGGCCTCAACGCCGACCGCGACGCCCTCGCCGACGTGGACCAGCTGGCCGGCTTCCTCGAGCAGTCCCTGGCCGAGCTGGTGGCCGCGGTGCGAGCAGCACCACCCCGGGCGCCCGGTCGCCGATCCGGCCCGGGCAGCCCAGCGACGAAGGAGACCTCATGA
- a CDS encoding Rv3235 family protein gives MSVDATAEAALRPAPHRPPAAAAALPPAETPPATLLRRAPVCEPAPEHLRVGTAAPPPRARRRVPAQPQRAQPDPVSPAAAASAHQVFRLTFEVLEGRRGAQQLHRVMGPVVAAQVTTLSRAGTGSWARGVTRLNRMHVQQVTPTAAEACATVTRNGRVHAVAARLELGRTGWHCTALHLG, from the coding sequence ATGTCCGTCGACGCCACCGCAGAAGCCGCACTCCGCCCGGCCCCGCACCGTCCGCCAGCAGCTGCAGCGGCGCTGCCGCCCGCCGAGACTCCCCCGGCCACGCTGCTGCGGCGCGCACCGGTCTGCGAGCCCGCACCCGAGCACCTGCGCGTCGGCACCGCTGCCCCGCCGCCCCGGGCCCGGCGACGCGTCCCGGCCCAGCCGCAGCGCGCCCAGCCCGACCCGGTGAGCCCCGCCGCGGCCGCGAGCGCGCACCAGGTGTTCCGGCTGACCTTCGAGGTGCTGGAGGGCCGGCGGGGTGCGCAGCAGCTGCACCGGGTGATGGGACCGGTGGTGGCCGCGCAGGTCACCACGCTGTCGCGTGCCGGGACCGGCAGCTGGGCGCGGGGCGTGACCCGGCTCAACCGGATGCACGTCCAGCAGGTCACCCCCACCGCGGCGGAGGCTTGCGCCACCGTCACCCGCAACGGGCGGGTGCACGCCGTGGCCGCTCGCCTGGAGCTGGGCCGCACCGGCTGGCACTGCACCGCCCTGCACCTCGGCTAG
- the secA gene encoding preprotein translocase subunit SecA, with translation MLSFSKLLRAGEGRMVKRLMSIAEHVSSLSPEVESLTDAELAAKTDEFRKRHADGESLDELLPEAYAVAREASSRVLGQRHFDVQVMGGAALHLGNIAEMKTGEGKTLTCVLPAYLNAIGGEGVHVVTVNDYLAKRDSEWMGRVHRFLGLEVGTILSGMTPPERRDAYAADITYGTNNEFGFDYLRDNMANSLAECVQRGHNFAIVDEVDSILIDEARTPLIISGPADASSRWYGEFARLAPLMKLDVHYEVDIKKRTIGVHEAGVEFVEDQLGIDNLYEAANSPLVSYLNNAIKAKELYQRDKDYIVRDGEVFIVDEFTGRVLAGRRYNEGMHQALEAKEGVEIKAENQTLATITLQNYFRLYDKLSGMTGTAQTEAAELHQIYKLGVIPIHTNRPMIRVDSPDLIYKTEEAKFAAVVEDIVERHEKGQPVLVGTTSVERSEYLSQQLVKKGVPHSVLNAKFHDKEAVIIAQAGRVGAVTVATNMAGRGTDVVLGGNPEILADVALRERGLDPVRDPEEYQAEWELIIGPLKDEVKQEAERVREAGGLYVLGTERHESRRIDNQLRGRSGRQGDPGESRFYLSLGDELMRRFNGPMIEAIMNRLNLPEDVPIEAKMVSKAILSAQTQVEQQNFEIRKNVLKYDEVMNQQRTIIYRERRRIMSGEDVEGQIEGMMTDVVTAYVDGATAAGYAEDWDLEALWTALRTLYPVSIRWQDLVGETEVGDQSDLTRDGLLEAILADVRAAYVKRTEEIDAIAGTGGMRDLERRVLLSVLDRKWREHLYEMDYLKEGIGLRAMAQRDPLVEYQREGYDMFRGMLEGLKEESIGFLFNVTVEVAPAPTLTVGAQPQPELGNLATTPAQQQPQPTEAEAEQQVVPAAPAAFRAKGLDTEPAAAVTYSGPDETGGTAVRSSEDETGAATAGAEAPGTRRDRRAQARQKAKGPKSPKRKR, from the coding sequence GTGTTGTCGTTTTCCAAGCTGTTGCGCGCAGGCGAAGGCCGCATGGTCAAGCGCCTCATGTCCATCGCTGAGCACGTCAGCAGCCTGTCGCCCGAGGTCGAGTCGCTGACTGACGCCGAGCTGGCGGCCAAGACCGACGAGTTCCGCAAGCGCCACGCCGACGGGGAGAGCCTCGACGAGCTGCTGCCCGAGGCGTACGCCGTCGCCAGGGAGGCCTCCAGCCGCGTGCTGGGCCAGCGCCACTTCGACGTGCAGGTGATGGGCGGGGCTGCGCTGCACCTGGGCAACATCGCGGAGATGAAGACCGGTGAGGGCAAGACGCTGACCTGTGTGCTGCCCGCCTACCTCAACGCCATCGGTGGTGAGGGCGTGCACGTGGTCACCGTCAACGACTACCTGGCCAAGCGTGACTCGGAGTGGATGGGCCGCGTGCACCGCTTCCTCGGCCTCGAGGTGGGCACCATCCTGTCCGGGATGACGCCGCCCGAGCGTCGCGACGCCTACGCCGCCGACATCACCTACGGCACCAACAACGAGTTCGGCTTCGACTACCTGCGCGACAACATGGCCAACTCGCTGGCCGAGTGCGTGCAGCGCGGCCACAACTTCGCCATCGTGGACGAGGTCGACTCCATCCTCATCGACGAGGCCCGCACCCCGCTGATCATCTCGGGACCGGCCGACGCCTCCTCGCGCTGGTACGGCGAGTTCGCGCGCCTGGCTCCGCTGATGAAGCTCGACGTCCACTACGAGGTGGACATCAAGAAGCGGACCATCGGTGTGCACGAGGCCGGGGTGGAGTTCGTCGAGGACCAGCTGGGCATCGACAACCTCTACGAGGCGGCCAACTCGCCGCTGGTGAGCTACCTGAACAACGCCATCAAGGCCAAGGAGCTCTACCAGCGCGACAAGGACTACATCGTCCGCGACGGCGAGGTGTTCATCGTCGACGAGTTCACCGGTCGCGTGCTGGCCGGTCGCCGCTACAACGAGGGCATGCACCAGGCGCTGGAGGCCAAGGAGGGGGTGGAGATCAAGGCGGAGAACCAGACCCTGGCCACCATCACCCTGCAGAACTACTTCCGGCTCTACGACAAGCTCTCCGGGATGACCGGCACGGCCCAGACCGAGGCCGCCGAGCTGCACCAGATCTACAAGCTCGGCGTCATCCCGATCCACACCAACCGGCCGATGATCCGGGTGGACTCGCCCGACCTCATCTACAAGACCGAGGAAGCCAAGTTCGCGGCCGTGGTCGAGGACATCGTGGAGCGCCACGAGAAGGGCCAGCCGGTGCTGGTCGGCACCACCAGCGTGGAGCGCTCGGAGTACCTGTCCCAGCAGCTGGTCAAGAAGGGTGTGCCACACAGCGTCCTCAACGCCAAGTTCCACGACAAGGAGGCGGTGATCATCGCCCAGGCCGGTCGGGTGGGTGCGGTGACGGTGGCCACCAACATGGCCGGTCGCGGCACCGACGTGGTGCTCGGCGGCAACCCCGAGATCCTCGCCGACGTGGCGCTGCGCGAGCGGGGCCTGGACCCGGTGCGCGACCCGGAGGAGTACCAGGCGGAGTGGGAGCTGATCATCGGCCCGCTCAAGGACGAGGTGAAGCAGGAGGCCGAGCGGGTCCGCGAGGCGGGCGGGCTCTACGTGCTCGGCACCGAGCGGCACGAGTCCCGCCGCATCGACAACCAGCTCCGTGGCCGCTCCGGCCGGCAGGGTGACCCGGGCGAGTCCCGCTTCTACCTGTCGCTGGGTGATGAGCTCATGCGCCGCTTCAACGGGCCGATGATCGAGGCGATCATGAACCGGCTCAACCTCCCCGAGGACGTGCCCATCGAGGCCAAGATGGTCTCCAAGGCGATCCTGTCCGCGCAGACGCAGGTGGAGCAGCAGAACTTCGAGATCCGCAAGAACGTCCTCAAGTACGACGAGGTGATGAACCAGCAGCGCACCATCATCTACCGGGAGCGCCGCCGGATCATGTCCGGCGAGGACGTCGAGGGTCAGATCGAGGGCATGATGACCGACGTGGTCACCGCCTACGTGGACGGCGCCACCGCGGCCGGCTACGCCGAGGACTGGGACCTGGAAGCCCTCTGGACGGCGCTGCGCACCCTGTACCCGGTGAGCATCCGCTGGCAGGACCTGGTGGGCGAGACCGAGGTCGGCGACCAGAGCGACCTCACCCGCGACGGCCTGCTGGAGGCCATCCTCGCCGACGTCCGTGCCGCCTACGTCAAGCGCACCGAGGAGATCGACGCGATCGCCGGCACCGGCGGGATGCGGGACCTCGAGCGTCGGGTGCTGCTGAGCGTGCTCGACCGCAAGTGGCGCGAGCACCTCTACGAGATGGACTACCTCAAGGAGGGCATCGGACTGCGCGCGATGGCCCAGCGTGACCCGCTGGTGGAGTACCAGCGCGAGGGCTACGACATGTTCCGCGGCATGCTCGAGGGCCTCAAGGAGGAGTCGATCGGCTTCCTGTTCAACGTCACCGTGGAGGTGGCGCCCGCGCCGACCCTGACGGTGGGTGCGCAGCCGCAGCCGGAGCTGGGCAACCTGGCCACCACCCCCGCCCAGCAGCAGCCGCAGCCCACCGAGGCCGAGGCGGAGCAGCAGGTGGTGCCTGCCGCGCCCGCCGCCTTCCGGGCCAAGGGGTTGGACACCGAGCCGGCCGCGGCGGTCACCTACTCGGGTCCGGACGAGACCGGCGGCACCGCGGTGCGCAGCTCCGAGGACGAGACCGGAGCAGCCACCGCCGGCGCGGAGGCTCCCGGCACTCGGCGGGACCGGCGTGCCCAGGCCCGGCAGAAGGCCAAGGGCCCCAAGAGCCCCAAGCGCAAGCGCTGA
- the raiA gene encoding ribosome-associated translation inhibitor RaiA — protein MTSKQSTVQTQDDRKEGIAEQRKPSSEDARPFVIDEPVDEVPDAAGQPVARLDIEGRNVSVPDYFRTFVGEKLAKLERFDNTIDLFRVELQHAPNPRQAKSCQRVELTAVGKHPVVRAEASAETFRDALENAINKLESRLRRAHDRRTVHHGRKARLSVADATAGLVPEAEPHVAEPEVDTEGPGRIVRTKEHPAVPMTVDEALYEMELVGHDFFLFQCADTGRPSVVYRRHAFDYGLLRLV, from the coding sequence ATGACTAGTAAGCAGAGCACCGTGCAGACCCAGGACGACCGCAAGGAAGGCATCGCCGAGCAGCGCAAGCCCAGCTCGGAGGACGCCAGGCCGTTCGTCATCGACGAGCCCGTCGACGAGGTGCCAGACGCCGCCGGCCAGCCGGTCGCGCGCCTGGACATCGAGGGCCGCAACGTCAGCGTGCCGGACTACTTCCGCACCTTCGTGGGCGAGAAGCTCGCCAAGCTCGAGCGCTTCGACAACACCATCGACCTCTTCCGCGTCGAGCTGCAGCACGCCCCCAACCCCCGTCAGGCCAAGAGCTGCCAGCGCGTCGAGCTGACCGCCGTCGGCAAGCACCCGGTGGTGCGGGCCGAGGCGAGCGCGGAGACCTTCCGCGACGCCCTGGAGAACGCCATCAACAAGCTGGAGTCCCGGCTGCGGCGCGCGCACGACCGGCGGACGGTGCACCACGGCCGCAAGGCTCGCCTGTCGGTGGCCGACGCCACGGCCGGCCTGGTTCCCGAGGCCGAGCCCCACGTGGCCGAGCCGGAGGTCGACACCGAGGGTCCGGGGCGCATCGTGCGCACCAAGGAGCACCCGGCGGTGCCGATGACGGTGGACGAGGCGCTGTACGAGATGGAGCTGGTCGGGCACGACTTCTTCCTCTTCCAGTGCGCCGACACCGGCCGGCCCAGCGTGGTCTACCGCAGGCACGCCTTCGACTACGGCCTGCTCAGGCTCGTCTAG
- a CDS encoding ComF family protein: MVRALVDLVLPTECGGCREPGTPWCAGCAAELDSEPVPVRTRVDGVPPAWATGAYTGARRAVVVAAKERGRRDLLVHVGRAWARCLRDLRDWGELDPPELAALHLVPAPSRARAARQRGGDPVLAAARVCAAHLGGSTTVAPVLGLRRGVRDSVGLTAGQRVDNLHGRVRVRPGALPPPGSAVVLLDDVLTTGATAAASASALRDCGIRVHAVLVLAAVR; the protein is encoded by the coding sequence CTGGTGCGCGCCCTCGTCGACCTGGTCCTGCCCACCGAGTGCGGTGGCTGCCGCGAGCCCGGCACTCCCTGGTGCGCCGGCTGTGCCGCAGAGCTGGACAGCGAGCCGGTGCCGGTGCGCACCCGGGTGGACGGTGTCCCGCCGGCGTGGGCCACCGGGGCCTACACCGGTGCCCGCCGGGCGGTGGTGGTCGCGGCCAAGGAGCGCGGCCGGCGCGACCTGTTGGTGCACGTGGGGCGGGCCTGGGCGCGGTGCCTGCGCGACCTGCGCGACTGGGGCGAGCTCGACCCGCCCGAGCTGGCCGCCCTGCACCTGGTGCCCGCGCCCAGCCGTGCTCGGGCCGCTCGCCAGCGCGGCGGCGACCCGGTGCTCGCCGCGGCCCGGGTCTGCGCCGCACACCTCGGGGGCAGCACCACCGTGGCGCCGGTCCTCGGCCTGCGCCGGGGGGTGCGTGACTCCGTCGGACTGACCGCGGGGCAGCGGGTGGACAACCTGCACGGCAGGGTGCGGGTGCGCCCCGGGGCGCTGCCACCACCGGGTTCGGCGGTGGTCCTGCTCGACGACGTGCTCACCACCGGCGCCACGGCGGCGGCAAGTGCAAGTGCGTTGCGTGACTGCGGCATTCGCGTGCACGCCGTGCTGGTGCTGGCCGCGGTGCGCTGA